From Actinosynnema mirum DSM 43827, a single genomic window includes:
- the eccD gene encoding type VII secretion integral membrane protein EccD — MATGTTVFSRVTVVAPRTRIDVALPADVAVADLLPMLLDMAKEATPDGGVRHGGWCLAKLGDSPLDPGRTLASLGVVDGELLQLRKRNENPPPPLYDDVVDAIAESDPDSYRPWTKETARKYGHIAGALGLAAAAVAVLLAGPVGGGTSLAAAISAGIAAIVAIAAGTVVARSYSATGTGVLIVAAGSLPMAYVAGLYAVPGPVGMANLLLASVLVLIFAAVAILLIGRGITVFIAAATAGALSAVAFLIGLFVEHPMVGIAAATSAVSLAALSALPRLTIQLAKLPLPMVPTNAEDLKEDTGFPEYAVIERRTANAHEYLTGMIIGCGSVAALFAVIAAGDGTVFGPILAIVVTLVLLLRGRAYANGAQAVALLVSGMFAGAGVLVGWLVQSSPGDRLLFVFGALILVGAVSLVLGVIFPQQKFSPVLRRTVDVLEAILIAAVLPLALAVMDMYVVMRQLLPA; from the coding sequence GTGGCGACCGGTACGACGGTGTTCAGCCGGGTGACGGTGGTGGCGCCGCGAACGCGTATCGACGTCGCGCTTCCCGCCGACGTCGCGGTGGCCGACCTGCTGCCGATGCTGCTCGACATGGCCAAGGAGGCGACGCCCGACGGTGGCGTGCGCCACGGCGGGTGGTGCCTGGCCAAGCTGGGCGACAGCCCGCTCGACCCCGGCCGCACGCTGGCGTCGCTGGGGGTCGTGGACGGCGAGCTGCTTCAGCTGCGCAAGCGCAACGAGAACCCTCCCCCTCCGCTGTACGACGACGTCGTCGACGCGATCGCGGAGTCCGACCCGGACAGCTACCGGCCGTGGACCAAGGAGACCGCCCGCAAGTACGGCCACATCGCGGGCGCGCTCGGCCTGGCCGCCGCCGCCGTCGCGGTGCTGCTGGCGGGCCCGGTGGGCGGTGGCACGAGCCTGGCCGCCGCCATCAGCGCGGGCATCGCGGCCATCGTCGCGATCGCGGCGGGCACGGTCGTGGCGCGGTCCTACTCGGCGACCGGCACGGGCGTGCTGATCGTCGCGGCGGGCAGCCTGCCGATGGCCTACGTGGCCGGGCTCTACGCGGTCCCCGGCCCGGTCGGCATGGCGAACCTGCTGCTGGCCAGCGTGCTGGTGCTGATCTTCGCCGCGGTGGCGATCCTGCTCATCGGCCGGGGCATCACGGTGTTCATCGCCGCGGCCACGGCGGGCGCGCTGAGCGCGGTGGCGTTCCTGATCGGCCTGTTCGTCGAGCACCCGATGGTCGGCATCGCCGCCGCCACCTCGGCGGTGAGCCTGGCCGCGCTGTCCGCGCTGCCCAGGCTGACCATCCAGCTCGCGAAGCTGCCCCTCCCCATGGTCCCCACGAACGCGGAGGACCTGAAGGAGGACACCGGCTTCCCGGAGTACGCGGTCATCGAGCGGCGCACGGCGAACGCGCACGAGTACCTGACCGGCATGATCATCGGCTGCGGCAGCGTCGCGGCGCTGTTCGCGGTCATCGCCGCCGGTGACGGCACGGTGTTCGGCCCGATCCTGGCGATCGTGGTCACCCTCGTGCTGCTGCTGCGCGGCCGGGCCTACGCCAACGGCGCCCAGGCGGTCGCTCTGCTGGTGAGCGGCATGTTCGCGGGCGCGGGCGTGCTGGTCGGCTGGCTGGTGCAGTCCTCGCCCGGCGACCGGCTGCTGTTCGTCTTCGGCGCGCTGATCCTGGTCGGCGCGGTGTCGCTGGTGCTCGGTGTGATCTTCCCCCAGCAGAAGTTCTCCCCGGTGCTGCGCCGCACCGTGGACGTGCTGGAGGCCATCCTGATCGCGGCCGTGCTCCCGCTGGCGCTCGCCGTCATGGACATGTACGTGGTCATGCGCCAGCTCCTCCCGGCCTGA
- the mycP gene encoding type VII secretion-associated serine protease mycosin, which produces MRRTTRRAAAVTAVAMTLLTAPGALAQPAGDDSPSSSAPSSTTKKAPNSQPPALDKGARPAVGAASPDVDYKQHLSCITSSTGNQKIAEKPWGQMQLRLEEAHRFATGKGIKLAVIDTGVNGKQPRLEGRVQAGGDYVGKNEGNGAVDCDGHGTEVAGVAAAGRDPETGFVGAAPEAQILAYRQTSAHYKFDDPAKQDSRPTAGKVGTLARAIVKAAEDGADVINISLTACETPNPNGSSAQEKQLQAAIDWAVNTKDAVIVTAAGNLVASDPNSKSSGCASQNDNADPETVKVVASPPWYADDVLSVASMSQQGGVSSFSVWGPWVSVAAPGEDIVTLDPAGSGLTNATVDQNGQAARIQGTSFAAPYVAGVVAMVRERFPELNAHQVMDRIKSTAQHPGNPGGSDHKVGAGMVNPIAALTAELPLEQAGAKPENPEQIFTDLNNGAPPSRTPMIVALAGTGIGVGALLLTLFVVHTVGRNRERKPVKSAF; this is translated from the coding sequence ATGCGACGCACGACCCGCAGGGCGGCGGCGGTCACGGCCGTGGCCATGACCCTGCTCACCGCGCCGGGCGCGCTCGCCCAGCCCGCCGGGGACGACAGCCCGTCGAGCAGCGCGCCGAGCAGCACCACGAAGAAGGCGCCGAACTCGCAGCCGCCCGCGCTGGACAAGGGCGCGCGACCGGCCGTCGGCGCGGCCAGCCCGGACGTGGACTACAAGCAGCACCTGTCCTGCATCACCTCCAGCACCGGCAACCAGAAGATCGCCGAGAAGCCGTGGGGCCAGATGCAGCTGCGGCTGGAGGAGGCGCACCGCTTCGCCACCGGCAAGGGCATCAAGCTGGCCGTCATCGACACCGGCGTGAACGGCAAGCAGCCGAGGCTGGAGGGCCGGGTCCAGGCGGGCGGCGACTACGTCGGCAAGAACGAGGGCAACGGCGCGGTCGACTGCGACGGCCACGGCACCGAGGTGGCGGGCGTCGCGGCGGCCGGGCGGGACCCGGAGACGGGGTTCGTCGGGGCCGCGCCGGAGGCCCAGATCCTGGCCTACCGGCAGACCAGCGCGCACTACAAGTTCGACGACCCGGCCAAGCAGGACAGCAGGCCCACGGCGGGCAAGGTCGGCACGCTGGCCCGCGCCATCGTGAAGGCCGCCGAGGACGGCGCGGACGTCATCAACATCTCGCTGACCGCGTGCGAGACGCCGAACCCGAACGGCTCCAGCGCCCAGGAGAAGCAGCTCCAGGCCGCGATCGACTGGGCGGTCAACACCAAGGACGCCGTCATCGTCACGGCGGCGGGCAACCTGGTGGCGAGCGACCCGAACAGCAAGTCCAGCGGGTGCGCGAGCCAGAACGACAACGCGGACCCCGAGACGGTCAAGGTCGTCGCCTCGCCGCCCTGGTACGCCGACGACGTGCTGTCGGTGGCGTCCATGAGCCAGCAGGGCGGGGTGTCGTCCTTCTCGGTGTGGGGCCCGTGGGTGAGCGTCGCGGCGCCCGGCGAGGACATCGTCACGCTGGACCCGGCGGGCAGCGGCCTGACCAACGCGACGGTGGACCAGAACGGGCAGGCCGCGCGCATCCAGGGCACCAGCTTCGCCGCGCCGTACGTGGCGGGCGTGGTCGCGATGGTGCGCGAGCGCTTCCCTGAGCTGAACGCGCACCAGGTGATGGACCGGATCAAGTCGACGGCCCAGCACCCCGGCAACCCCGGCGGCAGCGACCACAAGGTCGGCGCGGGCATGGTCAACCCGATCGCCGCGCTCACGGCCGAGCTGCCGCTGGAGCAGGCGGGGGCGAAGCCGGAGAACCCGGAGCAGATCTTCACCGACCTGAACAACGGGGCGCCGCCGAGCAGGACGCCGATGATCGTGGCGCTGGCGGGCACCGGGATCGGGGTCGGGGCGCTGCTGCTGACCCTGTTCGTCGTCCACACGGTGGGCCGGAACCGGGAGCGGAAACCGGTGAAGTCGGCTTTCTGA
- a CDS encoding WXG100 family type VII secretion target, with amino-acid sequence MAREDGHQIAARIEPELDYLSGISRRLGARDLVEEYFQPVVGKWADLHAEAERWRRAGLVAEHVTRDLTKPLGKLDSAWQGADAESFVRHMQQVGLAGHDLSDAMNVMGDALDATADGVRGAVEEMASLFADAAEAVSAAAALPVDGDRRVLQHLEELRDPARELHESVRDMLEGFLRLCDSVSGEGEDGFAEVRMDHRFPEQDWKSSTPAEKKAVPDAEEARKEAGKAAEKPAEPLAEAGTQKASSGGGGAVGAGSGGGGGGGSVSGLGGGGGGSVPLGPAPGSGGSQGQLQPGGYSAVTEQGGGAATRTAAAAGAGGAGAAGGAGGMGMMGGGMMGGAPGGQQGGEKEHKSKFRLTGTIEEVYGKPKRSAPPVLGED; translated from the coding sequence GGTCGAGGAGTACTTCCAGCCCGTCGTGGGCAAGTGGGCGGACCTGCACGCGGAGGCGGAGCGCTGGCGCAGGGCCGGGCTCGTCGCCGAGCACGTCACCCGCGACCTGACCAAGCCGCTGGGCAAGCTCGACTCGGCCTGGCAGGGCGCGGACGCCGAGTCGTTCGTCCGGCACATGCAGCAGGTCGGGCTGGCCGGGCACGACCTGTCCGACGCCATGAACGTCATGGGCGACGCGCTCGACGCGACCGCCGACGGGGTGCGCGGGGCCGTGGAGGAGATGGCCTCGCTGTTCGCCGACGCGGCGGAGGCGGTGTCGGCCGCCGCCGCGCTCCCGGTGGACGGGGATCGCAGGGTGCTCCAGCACCTGGAGGAGCTGCGCGACCCGGCCCGCGAGCTGCACGAGTCGGTGCGGGACATGCTGGAGGGGTTCCTGCGGCTGTGCGACTCGGTGTCCGGCGAGGGCGAGGACGGGTTCGCCGAGGTGCGGATGGACCACCGGTTCCCCGAGCAGGACTGGAAGTCGTCGACGCCCGCCGAGAAGAAGGCCGTCCCGGACGCCGAGGAGGCCCGGAAGGAGGCCGGGAAGGCGGCTGAGAAGCCCGCTGAGCCCCTCGCGGAGGCCGGGACGCAGAAAGCCTCGTCCGGCGGCGGTGGCGCGGTGGGCGCCGGTTCCGGCGGCGGTGGCGGTGGCGGCTCGGTGAGCGGCCTCGGGGGCGGTGGTGGCGGCTCCGTCCCGCTGGGGCCCGCGCCCGGTTCCGGCGGCTCCCAGGGGCAGTTGCAGCCCGGCGGCTACAGCGCCGTCACCGAGCAGGGCGGTGGCGCGGCCACCAGGACCGCGGCGGCCGCGGGCGCCGGGGGAGCCGGTGCGGCGGGCGGCGCGGGCGGCATGGGGATGATGGGCGGCGGCATGATGGGCGGCGCTCCCGGCGGCCAGCAGGGCGGCGAGAAGGAGCACAAGTCCAAGTTCCGGCTCACCGGCACCATCGAAGAGGTCTACGGGAAGCCGAAGCGGAGCGCGCCGCCGGTGCTCGGCGAGGACTGA